A genome region from Frankineae bacterium MT45 includes the following:
- a CDS encoding Lysophospholipase L1 codes for MIRRSLIAAAAVLFTLVASTVSAVAAPVPTQYYLALGDSLSKGYMPGAGDTDQGYVDDLYAALHAKNSSLQLVKLGCSGETTASMINGGVCTYPGATSQLQAATAFLRSHRGAVKYLTLDIGANDVDKCAPGGSVDVSCALNGVSAVGTNTAKILASLRLAGGFTPRLVGMTYYNPFLAAWLTGTDGQSTARLSDLLSQLLNLVLSSEYQLFGGQVADVYTAYRSGDFTDQVTLPGIGAVPVNVATICTLTYMCTQRNIHPTVTGYQVIAATFAKTLGLA; via the coding sequence ATGATTCGTCGGAGTTTGATCGCGGCTGCGGCCGTTCTCTTCACCCTGGTCGCGTCGACGGTGAGTGCCGTCGCTGCCCCGGTGCCCACGCAGTACTACCTGGCTCTCGGTGATTCGCTCTCCAAGGGCTACATGCCTGGGGCCGGTGACACCGACCAGGGTTACGTCGACGACCTCTATGCCGCGCTGCACGCCAAGAACAGCTCGCTGCAACTGGTGAAGCTCGGCTGCTCGGGTGAGACCACGGCGTCCATGATCAACGGCGGGGTCTGCACCTACCCGGGCGCGACCTCTCAGCTGCAGGCGGCGACGGCGTTCCTGCGCTCCCACCGCGGCGCCGTCAAGTACCTGACGCTCGACATCGGCGCCAACGACGTCGACAAGTGCGCGCCGGGAGGCAGCGTGGACGTCAGCTGCGCGCTCAACGGTGTCTCCGCTGTCGGCACCAACACGGCGAAGATTCTCGCGTCGCTGCGCCTCGCGGGTGGCTTCACGCCGCGGCTGGTCGGCATGACGTACTACAACCCGTTCCTCGCCGCCTGGCTCACCGGAACTGATGGTCAGAGCACGGCCAGGCTCTCGGACCTGCTCAGCCAGCTGCTGAACCTGGTGCTGAGCTCTGAGTACCAACTCTTCGGCGGTCAGGTGGCCGATGTGTACACCGCCTACCGCTCCGGCGACTTCACCGATCAGGTGACGCTCCCCGGCATCGGCGCGGTGCCCGTCAACGTGGCCACCATCTGCACGCTCACCTACATGTGCACCCAGCGCAACATTCACCCGACGGTGACCGGATACCAGGTCATCGCAGCCACCTTCGCCAAGACGCTTGGCTTGGCGTAG
- a CDS encoding putative endonuclease — protein MRAKNAIGRYGEDVAVRHLQDAGLQILERNWRCRAGEIDIVALDGETIVFCEVKTRSGVGFGTPLESVTAVKAARIRRLAVQWLSDRRAADELQRHCALRFDVVAVLRSGRGAADVTHVTAAF, from the coding sequence ATGCGAGCCAAGAATGCGATCGGCCGGTACGGAGAGGACGTTGCCGTCCGGCACCTGCAAGATGCCGGACTGCAGATCCTCGAACGGAACTGGCGGTGTCGGGCCGGTGAGATCGACATCGTCGCGCTGGACGGCGAGACGATCGTCTTCTGCGAGGTGAAGACCCGCTCGGGCGTCGGCTTCGGCACCCCACTGGAGTCAGTCACCGCAGTGAAGGCCGCTCGCATACGCCGGCTCGCCGTCCAGTGGCTCAGTGATCGGCGGGCGGCCGACGAGCTCCAGCGGCACTGCGCGCTGCGCTTCGACGTGGTGGCCGTGCTCCGCTCTGGCCGTGGTGCCGCGGACGTCACGCACGTGACGGCGGCCTTCTAG
- a CDS encoding magnesium chelatase family protein, translating into MTVAHTTAIALRGIDGEMVEVQADISTGLPGMSFTGLADAAVVEARDRIRAALQNSGVAWPDRRITLALLPADVRKVGSRFDLAMAVAVLIAAGAISDRSSDGCAWIAELGLDGELRPVRGVLPSVLAARRAGIGRVVVAAANAAEAALVGGIDVRGLPDLRAVIGWLNGDSPAPPRATAAPVEPAVQASLDLADVAGQAAAKRALEVSAAGNHHLYMMGSPGAGKTMLAQRLPGLLPALGDDAALEVSAVHSVAGAMSRDAQLVRRAPMQSPHHSASVAALVGGGSGVAAPGAISLAHHGILFLDEAPQFAPNTLDSLRQPLEAGRVVLHRSGGVVSYPARFLLVLAANPCPCGARERDCSCTPYTRRRYLQRISGPLLDRVDLRVHVEAVPHATLLHDGDVRESSAVVARRVADARAAAADRWRGLGIATNSDVPGAVLRTDRWRLGRSVLAAAEAYLERGELSARGFDRVLRLAWTVADLQGHSTPDAGDVSEAIYLRTGLVNSWAA; encoded by the coding sequence ATGACGGTCGCGCACACCACCGCCATCGCCCTGCGCGGGATCGACGGTGAAATGGTCGAGGTCCAGGCCGACATCTCGACCGGCCTGCCCGGAATGTCGTTCACCGGGTTGGCCGACGCCGCGGTCGTCGAGGCCCGCGACCGCATCCGCGCTGCCCTGCAGAATTCCGGGGTCGCCTGGCCGGACCGCCGTATCACTCTCGCGCTGCTGCCGGCCGACGTCCGTAAGGTCGGTTCGCGATTCGACCTGGCCATGGCGGTCGCCGTCCTCATCGCCGCCGGCGCAATCTCCGACCGCAGCAGTGACGGCTGCGCCTGGATCGCCGAACTCGGTCTCGACGGCGAGCTGCGCCCGGTACGTGGTGTGCTTCCGTCGGTACTGGCCGCCCGCCGCGCCGGCATCGGCCGGGTCGTGGTCGCCGCCGCGAATGCCGCGGAGGCTGCTCTCGTCGGCGGGATCGACGTGCGCGGGCTGCCGGACCTTCGTGCCGTCATTGGATGGCTCAACGGCGACTCTCCGGCTCCGCCGCGGGCCACTGCCGCCCCGGTCGAACCTGCGGTGCAAGCGTCGTTGGATCTCGCCGATGTGGCCGGCCAGGCTGCGGCCAAGCGTGCCTTGGAGGTGAGCGCGGCCGGGAATCACCACCTGTACATGATGGGCAGCCCCGGCGCCGGCAAGACGATGCTCGCCCAACGATTGCCGGGGCTCCTCCCGGCGTTGGGGGACGACGCGGCGCTTGAGGTGAGCGCCGTCCATTCGGTCGCGGGCGCGATGAGTCGGGACGCGCAATTGGTCCGCCGAGCACCGATGCAGTCACCGCATCACTCGGCGTCGGTGGCAGCTCTCGTCGGTGGCGGCTCCGGGGTGGCCGCGCCCGGCGCGATCAGCTTGGCGCACCACGGAATTCTCTTCCTCGACGAGGCGCCGCAGTTCGCGCCGAACACGCTCGACTCGCTGCGGCAACCGCTGGAGGCCGGACGGGTGGTCCTGCACCGCAGTGGAGGCGTGGTGAGTTATCCGGCCCGATTCCTGCTCGTGCTTGCCGCGAACCCATGCCCCTGCGGCGCGCGCGAGCGCGACTGTTCCTGCACCCCCTACACGCGCCGCCGCTACCTCCAACGAATCTCCGGGCCGCTGCTCGATCGGGTCGATCTTCGGGTCCACGTAGAGGCAGTGCCGCACGCCACCCTGCTGCACGACGGTGACGTCCGGGAGTCGAGCGCGGTCGTGGCACGCCGGGTGGCCGACGCCCGAGCGGCCGCCGCTGATCGTTGGCGAGGACTCGGCATCGCCACCAACAGCGACGTCCCCGGCGCGGTCCTGCGGACCGACCGGTGGCGCCTCGGGCGGTCGGTTCTCGCCGCGGCCGAGGCCTACCTGGAGCGCGGCGAGTTGAGCGCCCGGGGTTTCGACCGGGTGCTGCGCCTGGCCTGGACCGTCGCCGACCTGCAGGGGCACAGCACCCCGGACGCTGGTGACGTCAGTGAAGCGATCTATCTGCGGACAGGTTTGGTGAATTCATGGGCGGCATGA
- a CDS encoding DNA processing protein yields MGGMTGEVGRRGHAGAHGSAAGPGAPTPAPSETVLLARAYLSRVSEPANLAVWAFVAQHGPVAASEAIRSGDVPVGVARATAARRLSADPEQDLEAAAAQGIWLATPESAQWPHLAFAALHLHAQRRIQNVSPDTATADPGGETIPPLALWCRGDAPLSSLGLRALGVVGSRAMTSYGQHVTTDLSYGLARRDVTIVSGGAYGIDAVAHRSALAAGGATVLVSAAGLDRPYPQGNAELFARIANEGLLLSESPPGAAPQRQRFLSRNRLISALCTATVIVEAARRSGALNTAKHCRNLGRPVLAVPGPVTSAMSAGCHDLLRREQDPAILVSSIEDVLAIVGSCGEGLSEPTTEAPAGDLRRELDALDLTARRVFDGLPARGGVGEDELARRSGVSPLEVIRALPVLRNAGLVDAGEGGWMLRRQPPR; encoded by the coding sequence ATGGGCGGCATGACCGGTGAGGTCGGCCGCCGCGGTCACGCGGGTGCCCACGGTTCGGCCGCAGGCCCAGGGGCACCCACACCGGCGCCTTCAGAGACGGTGCTGCTGGCCCGGGCGTATCTCAGCCGGGTCAGTGAACCGGCAAATCTGGCCGTCTGGGCGTTCGTCGCCCAACACGGGCCAGTAGCCGCAAGCGAGGCGATCCGTTCCGGTGACGTGCCGGTCGGGGTGGCCCGCGCCACGGCGGCGAGACGCCTCAGTGCGGACCCGGAACAGGATCTCGAGGCTGCGGCTGCGCAGGGCATCTGGTTGGCCACGCCGGAGTCGGCGCAGTGGCCGCACCTGGCCTTCGCGGCGTTACATCTGCATGCCCAGCGGCGGATTCAGAACGTCTCGCCCGACACCGCGACCGCCGACCCGGGTGGCGAGACGATCCCGCCGCTGGCGCTCTGGTGTCGGGGCGACGCACCCCTGTCCAGCCTCGGCCTCCGTGCGCTGGGTGTCGTCGGCTCCCGGGCGATGACGTCATATGGTCAGCACGTCACCACCGATCTCAGCTACGGCCTCGCTCGCCGTGACGTCACCATCGTCTCCGGCGGTGCGTACGGCATCGACGCCGTCGCCCATCGCAGCGCCCTCGCCGCTGGTGGTGCGACGGTCCTCGTCTCGGCCGCTGGGTTGGACCGGCCATATCCGCAGGGCAATGCCGAGCTCTTCGCCCGAATCGCCAATGAAGGCCTGCTGCTCAGCGAGAGCCCGCCGGGTGCGGCACCACAGCGGCAGCGGTTCCTCAGCCGGAATCGGCTCATCTCGGCCCTCTGCACAGCGACCGTGATCGTCGAGGCGGCCAGACGCTCGGGTGCGCTCAATACGGCTAAGCACTGCCGGAACCTCGGGCGCCCGGTGCTGGCTGTGCCGGGGCCGGTCACTTCGGCGATGTCGGCCGGCTGCCATGACCTGCTGCGGCGGGAGCAGGATCCGGCGATCCTGGTCTCTTCGATCGAGGATGTGCTGGCGATCGTCGGTTCCTGCGGAGAGGGGCTCTCCGAGCCCACGACCGAGGCTCCGGCCGGCGACCTGCGAAGAGAGCTGGACGCCCTCGACCTGACGGCGCGCCGGGTCTTCGACGGCCTGCCGGCCCGGGGCGGAGTCGGGGAGGACGAGCTCGCCCGTCGTAGCGGTGTCTCGCCGCTGGAGGTGATCAGGGCGTTGCCGGTATTGCGCAATGCTGGATTGGTCGACGCCGGCGAGGGTGGGTGGATGCTTCGGCGACAGCCGCCGCGGTGA
- a CDS encoding integrase/recombinase XerC has translation MVTRRPERVSTADVAERLPAEMRAALHDYERHLLLERNRSPHTVRAYLGDVTSLCDHVAKLGGRSVADIELRSLRGWLAKLSRDGVSRSTIARRVASARTFTAWCLKTGRSDRDAGQLLVSPRPLRTLPPVLAADEATELMELDSSDASPIAVRDRLIVELLYASGIRVAELVGLDVDDVDQSRRVLRVFGKGSKERTVPYGVAAERALQAWLPTARATLVAPSSGAALLLGARGGRIDQRTVRGVVHSRLSRVDGAPDLGPHGLRHTAATHLLDGGADLRAVQELLGHASLATTQLYTHVSVERLRATYTQAHPRA, from the coding sequence ATGGTGACCCGGCGACCAGAGCGAGTCAGCACCGCGGACGTCGCCGAGCGCCTGCCGGCCGAGATGCGCGCGGCCCTGCACGACTATGAACGCCACCTGCTGCTGGAGCGCAACCGGTCGCCCCACACGGTTCGGGCCTACCTCGGCGACGTCACGAGTCTCTGTGACCATGTCGCGAAACTGGGCGGGCGGTCGGTCGCGGACATCGAATTGAGATCGCTGCGGGGGTGGTTGGCCAAACTCAGCCGGGATGGCGTCTCCCGATCCACGATTGCTCGCCGGGTCGCCTCAGCGCGCACCTTCACGGCCTGGTGCCTGAAGACCGGACGAAGCGACCGGGACGCCGGGCAGCTGCTGGTCAGCCCCAGACCGCTGCGGACACTTCCACCCGTGCTGGCCGCCGACGAGGCGACTGAGTTGATGGAGCTGGATTCAAGCGATGCCTCGCCGATCGCGGTGCGCGATCGCCTCATCGTCGAGCTTCTCTACGCCAGTGGGATCCGGGTGGCCGAGTTGGTGGGCCTGGACGTCGACGACGTCGATCAGTCCCGCCGGGTGCTTCGAGTCTTCGGTAAGGGCTCCAAGGAGAGGACGGTGCCCTACGGTGTCGCGGCTGAGCGGGCACTTCAGGCCTGGCTTCCTACTGCGCGAGCCACCCTTGTTGCTCCGAGCAGCGGGGCGGCACTCCTCCTCGGCGCCCGGGGCGGGCGGATCGATCAGCGGACGGTGCGGGGCGTAGTGCACTCCCGACTGAGCCGGGTCGATGGTGCGCCTGACCTGGGCCCGCACGGGTTGCGTCATACCGCCGCCACCCACCTGTTGGACGGGGGAGCCGATCTGCGTGCCGTGCAGGAGTTGCTCGGCCACGCCAGCCTGGCCACCACGCAGCTTTACACCCACGTCTCGGTGGAGCGTCTGCGCGCTACCTACACCCAGGCGCACCCACGAGCCTGA
- a CDS encoding Peptidase family M23: MTLAVLLSLFLAVPAGAAGSAGGGGGMSVTAYRLPVALPTAVLRPFAAPLSRYGAGHRGVDLAADQGGAVIAPAAGEVVFAGAVAGRGIVVLSHPDGVRTEYEPVTPKVRVGESVAVGQLIAVLHGRHPGCPAIGCLHWGARRGDVYFDPLLLLHPLGLVRLLPGR, encoded by the coding sequence GTGACGTTGGCCGTGCTCCTGAGTCTGTTCCTCGCGGTACCGGCCGGCGCGGCGGGCAGTGCTGGCGGTGGCGGCGGCATGTCGGTTACTGCCTATCGCCTCCCCGTCGCTCTCCCGACCGCTGTGCTCAGACCGTTCGCGGCGCCGCTGAGTCGCTACGGCGCCGGTCATCGCGGCGTTGATCTGGCCGCCGATCAAGGTGGCGCGGTCATTGCGCCCGCGGCCGGAGAGGTCGTCTTCGCGGGCGCCGTCGCCGGGCGAGGGATCGTCGTGCTCAGCCATCCGGATGGGGTCCGGACCGAATACGAGCCGGTGACGCCGAAGGTGAGGGTCGGTGAATCCGTGGCGGTTGGTCAGCTGATCGCGGTCCTGCACGGCCGGCACCCCGGCTGCCCGGCGATCGGCTGCCTGCACTGGGGCGCGCGCCGCGGCGACGTGTACTTCGATCCCCTGCTCCTACTGCACCCACTCGGGTTGGTCCGACTGCTTCCGGGGCGGTGA
- a CDS encoding SSU ribosomal protein S2P encodes MPVVTMREMLDSGVHFGHQTRRWNPKMKRFIFTERNGIYIIDLQQTLSYVDRAYEFVKETVAHGGSVMFIGTKRQAQEAIAEQATRVGMPYVNQRWLGGMLTNFSTVFKRIQRLKELEAMEENGWAGTATKKEQLILTREMTKLTKTLGGIREMTRVPSAVWIVDTKKEHIAVGEARKLNIPIIAILDTNCDPDEVDYKIPGNDDAIRSAGLLTRVVADAVAEGLMARASAAANAGRDEKPEVAAGEPLPEWERDLLQPAGAQQSDTTAVDVPQGEPSVADAGAVAEAIDESVTS; translated from the coding sequence ATGCCCGTAGTAACAATGAGGGAAATGCTCGATTCCGGTGTGCACTTCGGTCACCAGACCCGCCGCTGGAACCCGAAGATGAAGCGCTTCATCTTCACCGAGCGCAACGGCATCTACATCATCGACCTGCAGCAGACGCTGAGCTACGTCGACCGCGCGTACGAGTTCGTCAAGGAGACCGTCGCCCACGGTGGCAGCGTGATGTTCATCGGCACCAAGCGCCAGGCCCAGGAAGCGATCGCCGAGCAGGCGACGCGCGTCGGCATGCCGTACGTCAACCAGCGCTGGCTCGGTGGCATGCTCACCAACTTCTCGACCGTCTTCAAGCGGATCCAGCGCCTCAAGGAGCTCGAGGCGATGGAGGAGAACGGCTGGGCAGGCACCGCCACGAAGAAGGAACAGCTCATCCTCACCCGCGAGATGACGAAGCTGACCAAGACCCTCGGCGGTATCCGCGAGATGACCCGCGTCCCGAGCGCGGTCTGGATCGTGGACACCAAGAAGGAGCACATCGCCGTCGGTGAGGCGCGCAAGCTCAACATCCCGATCATCGCCATCCTCGACACCAACTGCGATCCGGACGAGGTCGACTACAAGATCCCGGGCAACGACGACGCCATCCGTAGCGCCGGCCTGCTCACCCGAGTCGTCGCCGACGCCGTGGCCGAGGGCCTGATGGCCCGCGCCTCGGCCGCCGCGAACGCCGGACGGGACGAGAAGCCCGAGGTTGCCGCCGGAGAGCCGCTGCCCGAGTGGGAGCGCGACCTGCTTCAGCCGGCCGGTGCCCAGCAGTCCGACACCACTGCCGTGGACGTGCCGCAGGGCGAGCCGAGCGTCGCCGACGCCGGTGCCGTGGCCGAGGCGATCGACGAGTCAGTCACCTCCTGA
- a CDS encoding elongation factor Ts encodes MANYSAADVKKLRDATGAGMMDCKKALDEAEGDFDKAVEVLRVKGGAKAAKRGAERTTSNGLVAAADGAMIELASETDFVAKNEQFQTLAADIVAQFAKSDVTDMASLLNETLADGRTVSESIESLNAIIGEKIELRRVAKLDGKVATYLHKKAADLPPQVGVLVQFTGDDVEAARGAGMQVAAMRPAYLTRDEVSAETIETEKRVAEAKAREDGKPEAALLKIVEGSVNGFFKANVLLEQAAVQDNKKTVEAFLADAGVKVTKFAHFEVGTA; translated from the coding sequence ATGGCGAACTACTCCGCCGCAGATGTAAAGAAGCTCCGCGACGCCACCGGCGCCGGAATGATGGACTGCAAGAAGGCGCTCGACGAGGCCGAAGGTGACTTCGACAAGGCCGTAGAGGTGCTGCGCGTCAAGGGTGGTGCCAAGGCCGCCAAGCGTGGCGCCGAGCGCACGACGTCCAACGGGCTCGTTGCCGCCGCCGATGGTGCGATGATCGAACTCGCCTCGGAGACGGACTTCGTCGCCAAGAACGAGCAGTTCCAGACCCTCGCCGCCGACATCGTCGCCCAGTTCGCCAAGTCGGACGTCACCGACATGGCGTCGCTGCTCAACGAGACGCTGGCCGACGGCCGCACCGTCTCGGAGAGCATCGAGTCGCTCAACGCGATCATCGGCGAGAAGATCGAACTGCGCCGCGTGGCCAAGCTCGATGGCAAGGTCGCCACTTACCTGCACAAGAAGGCCGCAGACCTTCCGCCGCAGGTGGGTGTCCTGGTCCAGTTCACCGGCGACGACGTCGAGGCCGCTCGCGGCGCCGGCATGCAGGTCGCCGCGATGCGTCCGGCTTACCTGACCCGCGACGAGGTCTCGGCCGAGACCATCGAGACGGAGAAGCGTGTCGCCGAGGCCAAGGCCCGGGAAGATGGCAAGCCGGAGGCAGCGCTGCTGAAGATCGTCGAGGGAAGCGTCAACGGCTTCTTCAAGGCCAACGTGCTCCTCGAGCAGGCTGCAGTGCAGGACAACAAGAAGACGGTTGAGGCCTTCCTGGCCGACGCCGGCGTGAAGGTCACCAAGTTCGCGCACTTCGAGGTCGGCACCGCCTGA
- a CDS encoding uridylate kinase: MNDQQTAATESEPGSAVYRRVMLKLSGEVFGGGAIGVDPIVLASIARQIATIRAAGVQVAIVVGGGNFFRGAELSQLGMDRSRADYMGMLGTVMNCLALQDFLERVGVPTRVQTAITMGQVAEPYIPLRAVRHLEKGRVVIFGAGAGLPYFSTDTVAAQRALEIGCEVLLLGKNGTDGIYDSDPRKNPAAQKFSEISYDEVLGRDLQVADAAAFSLCRENSMPIVVFSLDDGNIGRVVRGDKIGTVVSDTPSVGTFAVPDAPSHVLVEEPS, from the coding sequence ATGAATGACCAGCAGACAGCAGCCACGGAGTCAGAGCCGGGCTCGGCCGTGTACCGCCGGGTCATGCTGAAACTCTCCGGCGAAGTCTTCGGTGGCGGGGCCATCGGAGTCGATCCCATCGTGCTCGCGAGTATCGCGCGTCAGATCGCCACCATCCGCGCCGCGGGCGTGCAGGTTGCCATCGTCGTCGGCGGCGGAAACTTCTTCCGGGGCGCCGAGTTGAGTCAGCTGGGCATGGATCGCTCGCGGGCCGACTACATGGGCATGCTCGGCACGGTAATGAACTGCCTTGCCCTGCAGGACTTCTTGGAGCGGGTCGGGGTGCCGACCCGGGTCCAGACTGCGATCACCATGGGGCAGGTAGCCGAGCCCTACATTCCGCTGCGGGCCGTCCGGCACCTGGAGAAGGGGCGAGTGGTCATCTTCGGCGCCGGCGCCGGCCTGCCGTACTTCTCCACTGACACGGTGGCCGCCCAGCGCGCGCTCGAGATCGGCTGCGAGGTGCTGCTGCTGGGCAAGAACGGCACCGACGGCATCTACGACAGCGACCCGCGCAAGAACCCGGCGGCTCAGAAGTTCTCCGAGATCAGCTATGACGAGGTGCTCGGCCGCGACCTGCAGGTCGCCGACGCCGCTGCCTTCAGCCTGTGTCGTGAGAACTCGATGCCGATCGTCGTCTTCAGCCTCGACGACGGCAATATCGGTCGCGTCGTGCGCGGCGACAAGATCGGAACGGTCGTGAGTGATACACCATCGGTCGGTACCTTTGCGGTGCCCGACGCCCCATCTCATGTGTTAGTGGAGGAACCTTCGTGA
- a CDS encoding ribosome recycling factor — MIDETLFDAEEKMEKAVSVARDEMAGIRSGRATPNAFSRINVEYYGAMTPIPQLASVSIPEARMAIIKPYDVGSLAAIEKAIRDSDLGVNPSNDGTLIRIVFPQLTEERRREMVKVAKSKGEDAKVSIRAVRRHAKDSLDKLAKDGEVGEDEAHRAEGELDKTTGKYTASIDDIVKAKEAELLEI; from the coding sequence GTGATCGACGAGACGCTCTTTGATGCAGAAGAGAAGATGGAGAAGGCCGTCTCCGTCGCCCGCGACGAGATGGCTGGAATCCGCAGTGGCCGGGCCACCCCGAACGCGTTCTCCCGCATCAACGTCGAGTACTACGGTGCGATGACACCGATCCCGCAGTTGGCATCGGTCTCCATCCCGGAGGCGCGTATGGCCATCATCAAGCCCTATGACGTCGGGTCGCTGGCCGCGATCGAGAAGGCCATTCGCGACAGTGACCTCGGCGTGAACCCCAGCAACGACGGCACCCTCATCCGAATCGTCTTCCCGCAGCTCACCGAGGAGCGGCGTCGCGAGATGGTCAAGGTCGCCAAGAGCAAGGGTGAGGACGCCAAGGTCTCCATCCGGGCCGTCCGTCGGCACGCCAAGGACTCCCTCGACAAGCTCGCGAAGGACGGCGAGGTCGGTGAGGATGAGGCACACCGCGCCGAAGGCGAGCTCGACAAGACCACCGGCAAGTACACGGCGTCGATCGATG